One Acidimicrobiia bacterium genomic region harbors:
- a CDS encoding type IV pilus twitching motility protein PilT codes for MLNLDDILRYAVGREASDVHIKVGSAPVVRVDGRLERSDFEHATPSETERVAFAIMPKNRAEEFLETGEADFAHSVAGLGRFRVNVHRQRGCVGLVLRRVQSSIPSFDSLGLPNSVRKLAENPRGLVLVTGPTGSGKTTTLAAMIDHINTTMSKHIVTVEDPIEVLHADKQSIVVQREVGTDTADFNAALKRVLRQDPDVILIGEMRDSETVATALSAAETGHLVFSTLHTINATESINRIIDFFPPHQQRQTRMALAGALRGIVSQRLVEVRNGGGRAAAIEVLVATGRVFDKIVNAEETHEIEEIIADGEYYGMQTFDQSLLSLYQRGLIELREALAASSRPHDLRLMIEQHTLSQAETMPAGQPR; via the coding sequence TTGCTGAATCTCGACGACATCCTTCGGTACGCGGTCGGACGCGAGGCGTCGGACGTCCACATCAAGGTGGGTTCCGCGCCCGTTGTACGCGTAGACGGCCGGCTCGAGCGCAGCGACTTCGAGCACGCGACGCCGTCGGAGACGGAGCGGGTCGCCTTCGCGATCATGCCGAAGAACCGCGCCGAGGAGTTCCTCGAGACCGGTGAGGCCGACTTCGCGCACTCGGTCGCGGGACTCGGGCGCTTCCGTGTGAACGTGCACCGTCAGCGCGGGTGCGTGGGCCTCGTGCTGCGGCGCGTGCAGTCATCGATCCCGAGCTTCGACTCGCTCGGTCTGCCGAACTCGGTGCGCAAGCTCGCGGAGAACCCGCGCGGGCTCGTGCTCGTCACCGGTCCGACGGGATCGGGCAAGACCACGACGCTCGCTGCGATGATCGACCACATCAACACGACGATGAGCAAGCACATCGTGACGGTCGAGGACCCGATCGAGGTGCTGCACGCCGACAAGCAGTCGATCGTCGTGCAGCGCGAGGTGGGGACCGACACCGCGGACTTCAACGCCGCGCTGAAGCGAGTGCTGCGGCAGGACCCCGACGTCATCCTCATCGGTGAGATGCGCGACTCGGAGACGGTCGCGACCGCGCTGTCGGCCGCCGAGACCGGTCACCTCGTGTTCTCGACGTTGCACACGATCAACGCGACCGAGTCGATCAACCGGATCATCGACTTCTTCCCACCGCACCAGCAGCGGCAGACGCGCATGGCGCTCGCGGGCGCGCTGCGCGGCATCGTGAGCCAGCGCCTCGTCGAGGTCCGCAACGGCGGTGGGCGAGCCGCGGCGATCGAGGTGCTCGTGGCGACCGGGCGGGTCTTCGACAAGATCGTCAATGCCGAGGAGACGCACGAGATCGAGGAGATCATCGCCGACGGCGAGTACTACGGCATGCAGACGTTCGACCAGAGCCTGCTGTCGCTGTACCAGCGCGGGCTGATCGAGCTGCGGGAGGCGCTCGCGGCGTCGAGCCGTCCGCACGACCTGCGCTTGATGATCGAGCAGCACACGCTTTCGCAGGCCGAGACGATGCCTGCCGGTCAGCCCCGC
- a CDS encoding histone deacetylase → MVLVASDPLFAEHDAGRTHPERPARLDAVHAGLQLAGIDPSGHTVLERRRATREELERVHPAAHLDRLERISQAGGGHIDADTAMSERSYDAAVTAAGAGLAAIDALRAGRADAAFLAVRPPGHHAVPDRAMGFCLVNNIAVAAAELVARGERVVVVDWDAHHGNGTQTIFEASPAVLYVSLHEWPLYPGTGRADEIGTGEGAGTTLNVPVPSGTTGDVYLEALDTVVAPAVERFAPTWVLVSAGFDAHRADPLTGLGLSSGDFADLTARVAAFAPVPGRLVVFLEGGYDLQALRDSVAATVSTLEGRPIRPEPATAGGPGGTAVAAVRRYREEVLGVD, encoded by the coding sequence ATGGTGCTCGTCGCGTCGGACCCTCTGTTCGCCGAGCACGACGCCGGGCGCACGCACCCCGAGCGGCCCGCGCGGCTCGATGCCGTGCACGCGGGGCTGCAGCTCGCGGGCATCGACCCGAGCGGTCACACGGTGCTCGAGCGCCGGCGCGCGACGCGCGAGGAGCTCGAACGCGTCCATCCGGCCGCTCATCTCGACCGGCTCGAGCGGATCTCGCAGGCGGGCGGCGGTCACATCGACGCCGACACTGCGATGAGCGAACGGTCCTACGACGCCGCCGTTACCGCCGCGGGCGCGGGCCTCGCGGCGATCGACGCGCTGCGTGCCGGTCGTGCCGACGCCGCGTTCCTCGCGGTGCGGCCGCCCGGCCACCACGCGGTGCCCGACCGCGCGATGGGCTTCTGCCTCGTCAACAACATCGCGGTCGCGGCGGCGGAGCTCGTGGCACGGGGCGAGCGGGTGGTGGTCGTCGACTGGGACGCGCACCACGGCAACGGCACGCAGACGATCTTCGAGGCTTCGCCCGCCGTCCTCTACGTGTCGCTCCACGAGTGGCCGCTGTATCCGGGTACCGGTCGCGCCGACGAGATCGGTACCGGCGAGGGCGCGGGCACGACGCTCAACGTGCCGGTCCCGTCGGGTACGACCGGCGACGTCTACCTCGAGGCGCTCGACACGGTCGTTGCGCCCGCGGTCGAGCGGTTTGCACCGACGTGGGTGCTGGTATCGGCGGGCTTCGACGCCCACCGGGCCGATCCGCTGACCGGCCTCGGTCTGTCGAGCGGCGACTTCGCCGATCTCACCGCACGCGTCGCGGCCTTCGCGCCGGTTCCGGGCCGGCTCGTCGTGTTCCTCGAGGGCGGCTACGACCTTCAGGCCCTGCGGGATTCGGTGGCGGCCACCGTCTCGACACTGGAAGGCCGGCCGATCCGCCCGGAGCCGGCGACCGCGGGCGGACCCGGCGGCACCGCCGTCGCAGCCGTCCGCCGCTACCGCGAAGAGGTTCTGGGCGTCGACTGA